In Pseudophryne corroboree isolate aPseCor3 chromosome 7, aPseCor3.hap2, whole genome shotgun sequence, a single window of DNA contains:
- the LOC134944938 gene encoding myb-related transcription factor, partner of profilin-like — MSKDKQTRSAPSPTPSDLSLHSNEEWEPTQEADTTAQACSDQPRSSRAHEKSKKKPSRKARSQPEEQSEEEASGEDAGQKKVRGPRYTEAENCTLVDCVDRSYDVLYGPRAQTTAARTKRSIWESIASQVTAISGNRRSTRNCLKRYSDCRRQTKKKMGIQRRHETATGGGPALNLKWLPWEDVIRRRMNPAMVEGVRGGVDSSRPAGFPEEEEPPRRRKKAGDKPSKRRSDDRPAQRTSPAHRTSPAHGPSPVQQASAAARGPSTAPQASRAHRSSPVRHSSSSRSLSPVHQTTSAHRLSPVRQTPSATTPQDGRQTTAPARRPSPDRRLSRSSGTVTEEPQDTTLVDPSPDLFESTGLTDETFLGFEDSRADVSSQTLEKSSETRTSGAPGAAASQDGEVVPRTSSGLASGIGSYFRPDLLQESSEDDEVEVQEAPVTTSLHE, encoded by the exons atgtcaaaggacaagcagacccgatccgccccttcccccaccccctcggatctatcccttcatagcaacgaggagtgggagccaacccaggaggcggatacgaccgcccaggcatgtagtgaccagccgcggtcgtcaagggcccatgagaagtccaagaaaaagcctagtagaaag gcaagaagccagccagaggagcagtcggaggaggaagcctctggtgaagatgcaggacagaaaaaggtgcgtggacccagatacactgaggcggaaaactgtaccctagtggattgcgtcgacaggtcctacgacgttttgtatggaccaagggcacagacaacagcagctaggacaaagcgaagcatctgggaatccattgcgagtcaagtcactgcaatatctggaaaccgccggagcaccagaaattgcttgaagcggtacagtgattgccgcagacagaccaagaagaagatggggattcagcgccgacatgagacagctacgggaggtggcccggctctcaacctgaagtggctaccctgggaggatgttattagaaggcgcatgaaccctgccatggtcgaaggagttcgcggaggtgtggactctagccgtcctgctggctttcccgaggaggaagaaccgcccagaagacggaagaaggcgggagataagccgtccaaaaggaggtctgatg acaggcctgcccagaggacatcacctgcgcacaggacatcgccagcgcacggaccgtcacctgtgcagcaggcatcggcagcagcgcgcggaccatcaactgcgccgcaagcatcgcgagcacacagatcgtcacctgtgcgccacagttcgtcatcgcgcagtttgtcacctgtgcaccagacgacgtcgGCGCACAGActctcacctgtgcgccagacaccgtcggcgaccacaccacaagatgggcgccaaactacagctcctgcgcgcaggccatcaccagatcgtcgtctctccaggagctctgggactgtgactgaagagcctcaagacacaacccttgtggacccatcacccgatctgtttgagtctacagggttaacagacgaaacttttcttgggtttgaggacagccgtgcagacgtatccagccagacccttgaaaagtcttccgaaacgaggacaagtggagctcctggagcagcggcatcacaggatggagaag tggtgccacgaaccagcagcggactagcttcggggattggttcctacttcaggccggatctcctacaggagtcgtcagaggatgacgaggtggaagtgcaggaggctccagttactacatccctgcatgagtaa